A region from the Hyalangium gracile genome encodes:
- a CDS encoding YbhB/YbcL family Raf kinase inhibitor-like protein, with amino-acid sequence MPKPLHLTSPRFQDGETIPIAFTCEGEDRSPPLHWEEVPPGTRSLALVVEDPDAPDPRHPQRTWCHWLLYNLPPGTRDIPEGARPDMLPRGALEGLNDWQRPGYGGPCPPIGRHRYFYRLYALDTVLPDLGSPTRDQLLAAIRGHVLAEAELIGTYEKTHPHVSA; translated from the coding sequence ATGCCGAAGCCACTCCACCTCACCTCGCCCCGCTTCCAGGACGGCGAGACCATCCCCATCGCCTTCACCTGCGAGGGAGAGGACAGGTCCCCGCCCCTCCACTGGGAAGAAGTCCCCCCCGGGACGCGCAGCCTGGCCCTCGTCGTCGAGGACCCCGACGCGCCGGATCCTCGCCACCCCCAGCGCACCTGGTGCCACTGGCTCCTCTACAACCTGCCTCCCGGCACCCGGGACATCCCCGAGGGCGCACGCCCCGACATGCTGCCCAGAGGAGCCCTCGAGGGACTGAATGACTGGCAGCGCCCCGGCTACGGAGGCCCGTGCCCGCCCATCGGCCGCCACCGCTACTTCTACCGCCTGTACGCCCTGGACACCGTGCTGCCAGACCTGGGCTCGCCCACTCGCGACCAGCTGCTCGCGGCCATCCGAGGCCACGTGCTCGCGGAGGCGGAGCTGATCGGCACCTACGAGAAGACCCACCCCCACGTCAGCGCCTGA
- a CDS encoding VOC family protein: MDLEHGLVPIIPCDDLDESQAFYERLGFKAESIYPAERYRILRDPSGARVHLTGTVPGWVVPERNPYGVYFYAQNVDALAARFGRQAEDKPWGIREFAVSDPSGTLVRVGWPR, from the coding sequence ATGGACCTGGAGCATGGCCTCGTCCCCATCATTCCCTGCGATGACCTCGATGAGAGCCAGGCCTTCTATGAGCGCCTGGGCTTCAAGGCGGAGTCGATCTACCCCGCGGAGCGCTACCGCATCCTGCGGGACCCGAGTGGGGCGCGCGTCCATCTGACCGGCACGGTCCCGGGTTGGGTGGTCCCCGAACGCAACCCCTACGGCGTCTACTTCTACGCCCAGAATGTGGACGCGCTCGCCGCCCGCTTCGGCCGCCAGGCGGAGGACAAGCCCTGGGGCATCCGGGAGTTCGCGGTCTCGGATCCGAGCGGTACGCTGGTGAGGGTGGGCTGGCCGCGCTAG
- the atpF gene encoding F0F1 ATP synthase subunit B, translating into MNTLLLAASFLEVRPGLIFWTLITFILVLVVLRWKAWGPILSLVEEREKQIASAIESAKRERAEAEKLLAEQKTAIAQARQEAAEMMRRNQQDVEKYREELMAKSRKEAEEFKAQARREIEDQRAKAVADIRAMAVDLAVEVAGKLIAERMDDAKHRALAEQFVKGLPTPGGTPRA; encoded by the coding sequence ATGAACACCCTCCTCCTCGCCGCCAGCTTCCTGGAGGTCCGCCCGGGCCTCATCTTCTGGACCCTCATCACCTTCATCCTCGTCCTCGTGGTGCTGCGCTGGAAGGCGTGGGGCCCCATCCTCTCGCTCGTCGAGGAGCGCGAGAAGCAGATCGCCAGCGCCATCGAGAGCGCCAAGCGCGAGCGCGCCGAGGCCGAGAAGCTGCTGGCCGAGCAGAAGACGGCCATCGCCCAGGCCCGCCAGGAGGCCGCGGAGATGATGCGCCGCAACCAGCAGGACGTGGAGAAGTACCGCGAGGAGCTGATGGCCAAGAGCCGCAAGGAGGCCGAGGAGTTCAAGGCCCAGGCCCGGCGCGAGATCGAGGACCAGCGCGCCAAGGCCGTCGCGGACATCCGCGCCATGGCGGTGGACCTGGCCGTCGAGGTGGCGGGCAAGCTCATCGCCGAGCGGATGGATGACGCCAAGCACCGCGCGCTGGCCGAGCAGTTCGTCAAGGGCCTGCCCACGCCGGGCGGTACCCCGCGCGCCTAG
- a CDS encoding AtpZ/AtpI family protein — translation MPYISAVWKMVGGTAVGVIGGLLLDRWLGTKPWMLVGLSVVGTVVGFYGFLHEMTRLGKKK, via the coding sequence ATGCCCTACATCTCCGCGGTCTGGAAGATGGTGGGCGGGACGGCGGTGGGGGTGATCGGCGGGCTGCTGCTGGACCGGTGGCTGGGGACCAAGCCCTGGATGCTGGTGGGGTTGAGCGTGGTGGGCACCGTGGTGGGCTTCTACGGGTTCCTGCATGAGATGACCCGGCTGGGGAAGAAGAAGTGA
- the atpB gene encoding F0F1 ATP synthase subunit A: protein MRKAMVLFASLFAGIALAAEPSAAAGDQPKEDVAGFIMHHVADSPEYEFEIPLSHDHVTIHLPQILIPLKEGACAAPAGEHGAAEGGHGAAHPGLLAGCLDLSITKHTVMMWLAALLLIGSILIWSNRDKSKLVPRGAGANIFEMLVLFVRDELAIKNIGKEEGPRYVPFLLTAFFFILFMNMLGLFPWMATATGNIAVTCALALCTFVLTQVAGIRAAGFGGYLAHLTGGVHFALWPIMIPVEILGLFTKPFALTMRLFANMLAGHIVIFFLLGLIFMMNSAAVGLVAVPFAMGIYFLELFVAFVQAYVFTMLSALFIGMGVAMGHHGDHAHEHGEGHHEGAVSHDHGRGHHV, encoded by the coding sequence ATGCGCAAGGCAATGGTCCTGTTCGCCAGTCTGTTCGCCGGTATCGCGCTGGCCGCGGAGCCGTCGGCCGCGGCGGGCGATCAACCCAAGGAGGACGTGGCCGGCTTCATCATGCACCACGTGGCGGACTCGCCGGAGTACGAGTTCGAGATTCCCCTCAGCCACGACCACGTGACCATCCACCTGCCGCAGATCCTCATCCCCCTGAAGGAGGGGGCCTGCGCGGCGCCCGCGGGCGAGCACGGCGCGGCCGAGGGCGGACACGGCGCGGCGCACCCGGGGCTGCTGGCCGGCTGCCTGGACCTGTCCATCACCAAGCACACGGTGATGATGTGGCTGGCGGCGCTGCTGCTCATCGGCTCCATCCTCATCTGGAGCAACCGCGACAAGTCGAAGCTGGTGCCGCGCGGGGCGGGCGCCAACATCTTCGAGATGCTGGTGCTCTTCGTCCGGGACGAGCTGGCCATCAAGAACATCGGCAAGGAGGAGGGCCCGCGCTACGTGCCCTTCCTGCTCACCGCGTTCTTCTTCATCCTCTTCATGAACATGCTGGGCCTGTTCCCCTGGATGGCCACGGCCACGGGCAACATCGCCGTCACCTGCGCCCTGGCGCTGTGCACCTTCGTCCTCACCCAGGTGGCGGGCATCCGCGCGGCGGGCTTCGGCGGCTACCTGGCGCACCTCACCGGCGGCGTGCACTTCGCGCTGTGGCCCATCATGATTCCGGTGGAGATCCTGGGCCTGTTCACCAAGCCCTTCGCCCTCACGATGCGTCTGTTCGCCAACATGCTGGCGGGCCACATCGTCATCTTCTTCCTGCTCGGCCTCATCTTCATGATGAACAGCGCGGCGGTGGGCCTGGTGGCCGTGCCCTTCGCGATGGGCATCTACTTCCTGGAGCTGTTCGTGGCCTTCGTGCAGGCCTACGTCTTCACCATGCTCTCGGCGCTCTTCATCGGCATGGGCGTGGCCATGGGCCACCACGGTGACCACGCCCACGAGCACGGCGAGGGCCACCACGAGGGCGCGGTGAGCCACGACCACGGCCGCGGCCACCACGTCTGA
- a CDS encoding ATP synthase F0 subunit C: MTNLALAFLSAGIGAGLAIIGAGLGIGKLAASAMEATGRQPAAGGDIRTSMIIAAALIEGATLFALVICILLATKT; the protein is encoded by the coding sequence ATGACCAACCTCGCTCTCGCGTTCCTCTCCGCCGGCATTGGCGCCGGCCTCGCCATCATCGGTGCCGGCCTCGGCATCGGTAAGCTGGCCGCCTCCGCCATGGAGGCCACGGGCCGTCAGCCGGCCGCCGGCGGCGACATCCGCACCTCCATGATCATCGCCGCGGCGCTCATCGAAGGCGCCACGCTGTTCGCGCTGGTGATCTGCATCCTGCTCGCCACCAAGACCTAG
- a CDS encoding citrate/2-methylcitrate synthase — MVKRSDGRAQARFDDRHEELMTAAQASALLGVKRATLYTYVSRGLVRCVPEPGTKENRYVRADLERLKARHDARAGHAAVASGALRWGEPVIDSSISRVGAEGLAYRKHLAVELAVQGRSFEQVAELLWTGELPDTAMQWPAPELPFPPSSLVGLLPRDAPPLTVLSAVMPLLAAADPVRFAAPPEQERLRARRVLRQLGAWVGGAQGASRVAQALKEETVAASLARALGVEVRRAVEPLNRALVLCADHELNVSTFTARVTASSGADLYACVSAALAALSGPRHGGACDRIEALMQEVGRPERAATVVRERLRRGESVPGFGHPLYPEGDPRTPPLLEVAWGVRPEPTAVRMVRAVVEAMAEAGHPPPTVDLGLVALSAALGLPPGAAAAVFAVGRAAGWVAHVLEQREQGHLLRPRARYVEPPPHQSTP; from the coding sequence ATGGTGAAGCGGAGCGATGGCCGGGCTCAAGCTCGATTCGATGATCGACATGAGGAGCTGATGACGGCGGCCCAGGCGTCGGCGCTGCTGGGCGTGAAGCGGGCGACGCTCTACACGTACGTGAGCCGAGGGCTCGTGCGGTGTGTGCCCGAGCCGGGCACCAAGGAGAACCGGTACGTCCGCGCGGACCTGGAGCGGCTGAAGGCGCGGCACGACGCCCGGGCGGGGCACGCGGCGGTGGCCTCGGGAGCGCTGCGCTGGGGCGAGCCCGTCATCGACTCGTCCATCTCCCGCGTGGGGGCGGAGGGGCTGGCCTATCGCAAGCACCTGGCGGTGGAGCTGGCGGTGCAAGGGCGCTCCTTCGAGCAGGTGGCGGAGCTGCTGTGGACGGGCGAGCTGCCGGACACCGCCATGCAGTGGCCAGCGCCCGAGCTTCCGTTTCCCCCCTCGTCGCTGGTGGGCCTGCTGCCCCGGGATGCGCCTCCGCTCACCGTGCTGTCGGCGGTGATGCCGCTGCTGGCGGCGGCGGACCCCGTTCGCTTCGCCGCGCCTCCGGAGCAGGAGCGGCTCCGGGCCCGACGCGTGCTGCGTCAGCTCGGAGCGTGGGTGGGCGGAGCTCAAGGGGCGTCGCGGGTGGCGCAGGCGCTGAAGGAAGAGACGGTGGCGGCCTCGCTGGCTCGGGCGCTGGGGGTGGAGGTGAGGCGAGCGGTGGAGCCCCTCAACCGGGCGCTGGTGCTGTGCGCGGACCACGAGCTGAACGTCTCCACCTTCACGGCGCGCGTGACGGCCTCCTCCGGAGCGGACCTCTATGCGTGCGTGAGCGCGGCGCTGGCGGCGCTCTCGGGCCCGCGGCATGGCGGCGCCTGCGACCGCATCGAAGCGCTGATGCAGGAGGTGGGGCGCCCGGAGCGCGCGGCCACGGTGGTGCGCGAGCGGCTGCGGCGGGGCGAGTCCGTCCCGGGTTTCGGACATCCGCTCTACCCGGAGGGAGATCCCCGCACGCCTCCGCTGCTGGAGGTGGCGTGGGGCGTGCGGCCGGAGCCCACCGCGGTGCGCATGGTGCGCGCGGTGGTGGAGGCCATGGCCGAGGCGGGGCACCCGCCACCCACGGTGGACCTTGGACTCGTGGCACTGTCGGCGGCGCTGGGGCTGCCTCCGGGCGCGGCGGCGGCGGTGTTCGCGGTGGGGCGCGCGGCGGGCTGGGTGGCCCACGTGCTGGAGCAGCGTGAGCAGGGCCACCTGCTGCGCCCACGTGCGAGGTACGTGGAGCCGCCTCCCCACCAGTCCACCCCCTGA
- the ychF gene encoding redox-regulated ATPase YchF: MGLSIGIVGLPNVGKSTLFNALSAAGAQAANYPFCTIEPNVGVVPVPDERLDKLSVLIKPLKKIPTSLEFVDIAGLVRGASKGEGLGNQFLANIRQVDAVLHVLRCFVDDNVTHVEGGVDPVRDRDVVDTELCLKDLETVEKRRERAQRNAKMGGKAGDEAKAELTLLDKVKAGLDAGITVRGQKLTDDERAAIRELFLLTDKPVLYVANISEGQIGKEDESPHVRAVKEMAQKEGAEVVVLAAAMEAEIQQLPEEERPGFLESAGLSEPGLHKVVRAGYKLLGLFTYFTVGEQECRAWTIHKGYKAPQAAGVIHSDFERGFIKAEVMRWEDLIKLGSESAVKEKGLLRVEGKEYVVQDGDCMHFRFNV; encoded by the coding sequence ATGGGTCTCTCCATCGGAATCGTCGGGCTGCCCAACGTGGGCAAGTCCACCCTCTTCAATGCGCTGTCCGCCGCCGGTGCTCAGGCGGCCAACTACCCGTTCTGCACCATCGAGCCGAACGTGGGCGTGGTGCCGGTGCCGGACGAGCGGCTGGACAAGCTGTCGGTGCTCATCAAGCCCCTGAAGAAGATCCCCACCTCGCTGGAGTTCGTGGACATCGCCGGCCTGGTGCGAGGCGCCTCCAAGGGCGAGGGCCTGGGCAACCAGTTCCTGGCCAACATCCGCCAGGTGGACGCGGTGCTGCACGTGCTGCGCTGCTTCGTGGATGACAACGTCACCCACGTCGAGGGCGGCGTGGATCCGGTGCGGGACCGGGACGTGGTGGACACGGAGCTGTGCCTCAAGGACCTGGAGACGGTGGAGAAGCGCCGCGAGCGCGCCCAGCGCAACGCCAAGATGGGCGGCAAGGCGGGCGACGAGGCCAAGGCGGAGCTGACGCTGCTGGACAAGGTCAAGGCTGGCCTGGACGCGGGCATCACCGTGCGCGGACAGAAGCTGACGGACGACGAGCGCGCCGCCATCCGCGAGCTGTTCCTGCTCACGGACAAGCCGGTGCTGTACGTGGCGAACATCTCCGAGGGGCAGATCGGCAAGGAGGATGAGTCTCCGCACGTGCGCGCCGTGAAGGAGATGGCCCAGAAGGAGGGCGCCGAGGTGGTGGTGCTCGCCGCGGCCATGGAGGCGGAGATCCAGCAGTTGCCCGAGGAGGAGCGGCCGGGCTTCCTGGAGAGCGCCGGGCTGAGCGAGCCGGGCCTGCACAAGGTGGTGCGCGCCGGCTACAAGCTGCTGGGCCTGTTCACGTACTTCACGGTGGGCGAGCAGGAGTGCCGCGCCTGGACCATTCACAAGGGCTACAAGGCCCCCCAGGCGGCCGGCGTCATCCACTCGGACTTCGAGCGCGGCTTCATCAAGGCCGAGGTGATGCGCTGGGAGGACCTGATCAAGCTCGGCAGCGAGTCCGCCGTGAAGGAGAAGGGCCTGCTGCGCGTGGAAGGCAAGGAGTACGTCGTCCAGGACGGCGACTGCATGCACTTCCGCTTCAACGTGTAG